Proteins found in one Microbacterium sp. LWS13-1.2 genomic segment:
- a CDS encoding ferritin-like fold-containing protein codes for MVKWFWQRRETGRKLQLRSRDELSGGNRVDFEELAPDIDTFLGQAAYLQLGFFETLTELIQTTPELGEKEAVSRAAGAALTKHEALVSLIRERGDDPTAIMRPFREPLDGFRAATHGVRSQETMLSVHITAGMLDDFYLALSASYGDTGDRVARILQADDDRQAIVELITETIASDPEWKSLLALWGRRLVGDTLLIARAALRPMSLGRAEEQKVEPVFTELMAAHSRRMDAMGLAA; via the coding sequence ATGGTGAAGTGGTTCTGGCAGCGGCGGGAGACGGGCCGCAAGCTGCAGCTGCGCTCGCGCGACGAGCTGAGCGGCGGCAATCGTGTGGACTTCGAGGAGCTCGCTCCCGACATCGACACGTTCCTCGGTCAGGCCGCCTACCTCCAGCTGGGCTTCTTCGAGACGCTCACCGAGCTGATCCAGACGACTCCGGAGCTCGGGGAGAAGGAGGCGGTCTCGCGCGCCGCCGGCGCCGCGCTCACCAAGCACGAGGCGCTCGTCTCGCTCATCCGCGAGCGCGGCGACGATCCGACCGCGATCATGCGGCCGTTCCGCGAGCCGCTCGACGGCTTCCGCGCGGCGACGCACGGGGTCCGTTCGCAGGAGACGATGCTGTCGGTGCACATCACCGCGGGCATGCTCGACGACTTCTACCTCGCGCTGTCGGCGAGCTATGGCGACACCGGAGACCGCGTCGCCCGCATCCTCCAGGCCGACGACGACCGGCAGGCCATCGTGGAGCTGATCACCGAGACCATCGCGAGCGACCCCGAGTGGAAGTCGCTGCTGGCGCTGTGGGGCCGCCGGCTGGTCGGCGACACCCTGCTCATCGCCCGCGCCGCGCTGCGGCCGATGTCACTGGGCCGTGCCGAGGAGCAGAAGGTCGAGCCCGTCTTCACCGAGCTCATGGCCGCCCACTCGCGTCGCATGGACGCGATGGGCCTCGCGGCCTGA
- a CDS encoding DUF3107 domain-containing protein, with product MEIRIGIANTGRELNFETNEPAADVKKSVAAALDAGATHVTFADAKGNSYIVPTAGLAYIELGSEESRRVGFVA from the coding sequence GTGGAGATCCGCATCGGCATCGCGAACACCGGCCGCGAGCTCAACTTCGAGACGAACGAGCCGGCGGCCGACGTGAAGAAGTCCGTCGCCGCGGCGCTCGACGCCGGCGCGACGCACGTGACGTTCGCCGACGCCAAGGGCAACTCGTACATCGTCCCCACCGCCGGCCTGGCGTACATCGAGCTCGGCTCCGAGGAGTCCCGCCGCGTCGGCTTCGTGGCCTGA
- a CDS encoding ATP-dependent DNA helicase produces MTPGSQQRATYAPDASQRAVLVLPVEASGVVVGAPGTGKTETLVARVAALVEAGVDPDTVLVLTPSRQTATALRDRLGLAVEVATTGPLARSVASYAFQIVRAHAVAVDADPPQLLTGGDEDQIIRDLLEGDEEDEAAGAARWPDWLGTAIRGTAGFRTEVRTFLAECTTLGIGPQRLRELGERHELPAWVALSSFFAEYLQVRDGMRGAHRDAAGLVREAVGLLRTAPAGSPAVDRVRVVLVDDAQELTLGGVELLEAVRARGAAVLAFGDPDVGSGSFRGATPENFARLAASLDAVHVLAGGHRGTGWQRELVGRVTQRIGAVGVVAHRGAASHAEPDASVRVLTLNSTAEEYDAVARVLRERHVHDGVPWRECAVIAHDTRQVAALEAELSAREVPARSSGPGRALGAVRPVADLLRLVELASRDDWTFEDVSAALVGTYGRLDVIELRRLRSALRHAELQRVLDADAEEAESAQGAERSGRDLVLSAMRQPLEFDLLDTREARRAGSLARTLQALRDDLDRGVTAHELLWTAWDRSGLARAWAELARGNGPLAEQAHRDLDALVALFQAAKRFVERSLDADPRVFVRSILDSGVAEDRLEAPTRDDSVRIMTPAGALGLEFDTVVVAGVQDGVWPNTRLRGSLLDTWRLADAATRSDGETLGAFDRRRAAMHDELRLLARALSRATAQVIVTAVNDDDTGPSVFFELLPDPEPLELDHPVSLRGLVARHRRTLTQQGSRALTAAGPRPASPPAGPWATSAARAAEQLALLADAGVAGAAPREWYGVSGPTSIGPLRDLSREDVRVSPSRLHALEECELNWVIADLGGDPGGTTAGLGTIIHAALEHAAGHDEAALWAEVEARWGELTFEAAWRDRAEQTRARDLVRRLHLYLRRFDDAGGTLIGAEPHFEVHIPLVAGEVAQGPDATLPDPASDTTGADRHRVILSGYIDRVELTPEGTVVIMDLKTGKREPQTDAKVLDNPQLAAYQLAFESGAIAEANGHPAGGAKLLVLRPTATKSDYATPWQPPFDDERRDAFLGRIRTAVAVMRGETFTAPYEEHCRDEHSYGLCRIHTVGAVSAS; encoded by the coding sequence GTGACCCCGGGGAGCCAGCAGCGCGCGACGTACGCGCCGGATGCGTCGCAGCGGGCCGTGCTGGTCCTTCCCGTCGAGGCATCGGGTGTCGTCGTCGGCGCCCCCGGAACGGGCAAGACCGAGACGCTGGTCGCCCGGGTGGCGGCACTCGTCGAGGCGGGCGTCGATCCCGACACCGTGCTCGTGCTCACGCCGTCCCGCCAGACCGCGACGGCCCTGCGCGACCGGCTCGGGCTCGCCGTCGAGGTGGCGACGACCGGTCCGCTCGCCCGATCGGTCGCGTCGTACGCGTTCCAGATCGTGCGGGCGCACGCGGTGGCCGTCGACGCCGACCCGCCGCAGCTTCTCACCGGTGGCGACGAGGACCAGATCATCCGGGATCTCCTGGAAGGCGACGAAGAGGACGAGGCTGCGGGTGCGGCGCGCTGGCCGGACTGGCTCGGCACGGCGATCCGCGGCACCGCCGGCTTCCGCACGGAAGTGCGCACCTTCCTCGCCGAATGCACCACGCTCGGCATCGGGCCGCAGCGCCTGCGCGAGCTCGGCGAGCGCCACGAGTTGCCCGCCTGGGTCGCGCTCTCCTCGTTCTTCGCCGAGTACCTGCAGGTGCGGGACGGCATGCGCGGCGCGCATCGGGATGCCGCGGGACTCGTCCGCGAGGCGGTCGGCCTGCTGCGCACGGCGCCGGCCGGCAGCCCTGCGGTCGACCGGGTGAGGGTGGTGCTCGTCGACGACGCGCAGGAGCTGACGCTCGGCGGTGTCGAACTGCTGGAAGCCGTGCGCGCGCGCGGTGCCGCGGTGCTCGCGTTCGGCGATCCCGATGTGGGCTCCGGCTCGTTCCGCGGCGCGACGCCCGAGAATTTCGCACGCCTGGCGGCGTCGCTCGATGCGGTGCACGTGCTCGCCGGAGGGCATCGCGGCACCGGGTGGCAGCGCGAGCTCGTCGGGCGGGTCACCCAGCGCATCGGCGCGGTCGGCGTGGTCGCGCATCGCGGCGCCGCCTCCCACGCCGAGCCCGACGCGTCGGTGCGGGTGCTCACCCTGAACTCGACGGCGGAGGAGTACGACGCCGTCGCCCGCGTGCTGCGTGAGCGTCACGTGCACGACGGCGTGCCGTGGCGGGAGTGCGCCGTGATCGCCCACGACACGCGACAGGTCGCGGCGCTCGAGGCCGAGCTGTCGGCCAGAGAGGTGCCCGCGCGCTCGAGCGGCCCCGGCCGGGCGCTCGGCGCGGTGCGGCCGGTGGCAGATCTGCTGCGGCTCGTCGAACTCGCCTCCCGTGACGACTGGACCTTCGAGGACGTGTCTGCGGCGCTGGTCGGCACGTACGGGCGGCTCGACGTCATCGAGCTCCGCCGGCTTCGTTCGGCACTGCGCCATGCCGAGCTGCAGCGCGTGCTCGACGCCGACGCGGAGGAGGCGGAAAGCGCGCAGGGTGCCGAGCGCTCGGGGCGCGACCTGGTCCTGTCGGCGATGCGGCAGCCGCTGGAGTTCGACCTGCTCGACACGCGCGAGGCACGCCGCGCGGGCTCGCTCGCGCGCACCCTCCAGGCGCTGCGCGACGACCTGGACCGCGGCGTGACCGCCCACGAGCTGCTCTGGACGGCGTGGGACCGCAGCGGGCTCGCGCGCGCCTGGGCGGAGCTCGCGCGGGGGAACGGCCCTCTGGCCGAGCAGGCGCATCGCGACCTCGACGCCCTGGTCGCGCTGTTCCAGGCTGCGAAGCGTTTCGTCGAGCGCTCGCTCGACGCCGATCCGCGCGTGTTCGTGCGGTCGATCCTCGACAGCGGCGTCGCGGAGGACCGCCTGGAGGCTCCGACGCGCGACGACAGCGTCCGCATCATGACACCGGCGGGCGCCCTGGGCCTGGAGTTCGACACCGTCGTCGTCGCCGGTGTGCAGGACGGCGTATGGCCCAACACGCGCCTGCGGGGGAGCCTGCTCGATACCTGGCGACTGGCGGATGCCGCCACCCGCTCCGACGGCGAGACGCTGGGTGCCTTCGACCGCCGCCGCGCGGCGATGCACGACGAGCTGCGACTGCTCGCGCGCGCCCTGTCGCGCGCCACGGCCCAGGTGATCGTGACCGCCGTGAACGACGACGACACCGGCCCCAGCGTCTTCTTCGAGCTGCTGCCCGACCCCGAGCCGCTGGAGCTCGACCATCCGGTGTCATTGCGCGGACTCGTGGCACGGCACCGGAGGACGCTCACCCAGCAGGGATCGCGGGCGCTGACTGCGGCCGGGCCGCGCCCGGCCTCGCCACCGGCGGGACCTTGGGCGACCTCCGCGGCACGCGCCGCCGAACAGCTCGCCTTGCTGGCGGACGCCGGAGTCGCCGGCGCCGCCCCACGCGAGTGGTACGGCGTCTCCGGTCCGACGTCGATCGGTCCCCTCCGTGACCTGTCGCGAGAGGACGTGCGCGTCTCCCCGTCGCGCCTGCACGCCCTCGAGGAGTGCGAGCTGAACTGGGTCATCGCAGATCTCGGCGGCGACCCCGGTGGGACGACCGCGGGCCTCGGCACGATCATCCACGCGGCTCTCGAGCACGCCGCGGGCCACGACGAAGCGGCTCTCTGGGCCGAGGTCGAGGCGCGGTGGGGCGAGCTGACATTCGAGGCCGCCTGGCGTGACCGCGCCGAGCAGACACGCGCGCGCGACCTGGTGCGCCGCCTGCACCTGTATCTCCGACGCTTCGACGACGCCGGCGGCACGTTGATCGGGGCCGAGCCCCACTTCGAGGTGCACATACCGCTGGTCGCCGGCGAGGTCGCACAGGGCCCGGACGCGACGCTTCCCGATCCGGCATCCGACACCACCGGTGCCGACCGCCACCGCGTGATCCTGTCGGGATACATCGATCGTGTCGAGCTCACGCCGGAGGGGACCGTGGTCATCATGGACCTCAAGACCGGCAAGCGCGAGCCGCAGACCGATGCCAAGGTGCTCGACAACCCGCAGCTCGCGGCTTACCAGCTGGCGTTCGAGTCCGGCGCGATCGCCGAGGCGAACGGACACCCTGCGGGCGGCGCGAAGCTTCTCGTCCTCCGCCCGACCGCGACGAAGTCCGACTACGCGACACCGTGGCAGCCACCGTTCGACGACGAGCGGAGGGATGCATTCCTCGGCCGGATCCGCACCGCCGTGGCGGTCATGCGAGGCGAGACCTTCACCGCTCCCTACGAGGAGCACTGCCGCGACGAGCACTCGTACGGACTGTGCCGCATCCACACGGTGGGCGCGGTGAGCGCCTCGTGA
- a CDS encoding ATP-dependent DNA helicase: MLSARVIAAALGQFPPTVEQTAVIEAPLAPALVVAGAGSGKTETMAARVVWLVANGIVRRDEVLGLTFTRKAAGELAERIQKRLARLAEFERRGLLPALPGLAEAGALAAFGELERSGADGARATAERHRLLDALAQAVEATAQDSADDALLHRPTVATYNSFADQIVREHALRIGRDAEAAVLSESAAWLLMRRVVFASDDPRLEERGEAVRSIVDAALRIARDGVDNLVDFDALAAFPERFRTVRELPSTNRRTTVYADVADAVERVDALALLTDLARGYAAEKLRLGVIDFSDQVAGALEVVASHPAVADDLRDRYRVVLLDEYQDTSVAQTDLLAALFAGTGVMAVGDPHQAIYGWRGASAGNLGGFSDAFSPGSPCARYALLTSWRNSASVLSAANAVLAPLAASGGTVAVEELRARPGVPAGAVELGFDADLDTEADRVAEWFARVRAERAQEGLPTTGAILFRSKKHMVRFGDALGRRGIPHRILGLGGLLSTPEVVDVVCALRVISEPSAGSALIRLLSGPRWSIGLPDLRELAALSRRLARHDTALQPLAPEVVERIRGSAGDDDGSLVDALDFVLRQKPDHGWLTGFTPDARERLRDAASVFAGLRQASGMPIPELVRLIELELRLDIELAANETRGPARIASAQLRAFVDEVHAFLAADETGSLSSLLAWLDHAEQLDEFAPRTEPPEDDVVQLLTIHGSKGLEWDAVAVVRLVKDELPSAPRDTKAWLGFGVLPYAFRGDSAWLPALGWQSAQTQQELKGAIDAFVEANRGRQLEEDRRLAYVAVTRARDHLLLTGATWSGTKRPRTRSVFFTEIAEALGVTLPDDEAGDDPYQGERRVLQWPIDPLGGRRASVEDAARAVEAASAAPRGELDPQAALLLAERDARRARPVHTAPTRIAASRYKEYVADLEGTLAGIARPMPERPFRQTRLGTLFHAWVEQRSGRAGLGGSLDDALWETDEEVSGTEASVEDAAALAALRERFLASEWASRQPIEVETEIDFTTIGPDGLPHIVICKLDAVYRREDRGGRIEIVDWKTGVAPRTPAEKDERMLQLELYRQAYHAKHGVPVDEIDVTLYYVAEDVILRG, from the coding sequence ATGCTGTCGGCGCGGGTCATCGCGGCGGCGCTCGGCCAGTTCCCCCCGACGGTCGAGCAGACGGCGGTCATCGAGGCGCCGCTCGCGCCGGCTCTCGTCGTCGCGGGGGCCGGCAGCGGCAAGACCGAGACGATGGCGGCGAGGGTCGTGTGGCTGGTGGCGAACGGCATCGTCCGTCGCGACGAGGTGCTCGGCCTGACCTTCACCCGCAAGGCGGCCGGTGAACTGGCCGAGCGCATCCAGAAGCGGCTCGCCCGTCTGGCCGAGTTCGAGCGGCGCGGCCTGCTCCCCGCGCTGCCGGGCCTGGCGGAGGCAGGAGCACTCGCCGCGTTCGGCGAGCTCGAGCGGTCCGGCGCCGATGGCGCTCGCGCGACCGCCGAACGCCATCGGCTGCTCGACGCGCTCGCACAGGCGGTGGAAGCGACCGCCCAGGATTCGGCCGACGACGCGCTGCTGCATCGACCGACCGTGGCGACGTACAACAGCTTCGCCGACCAGATCGTCCGCGAGCACGCCCTGCGGATCGGGCGGGATGCCGAGGCGGCCGTCCTCTCCGAGTCGGCGGCGTGGCTGCTCATGCGCCGGGTCGTCTTCGCCTCCGACGATCCGCGCCTCGAGGAGCGAGGTGAGGCGGTCCGATCCATCGTCGACGCGGCGCTGCGGATCGCGCGCGACGGCGTCGACAACCTGGTCGACTTCGACGCACTCGCCGCGTTCCCCGAGCGCTTCCGCACGGTCCGCGAACTGCCCTCGACCAACCGGCGGACGACCGTCTACGCCGACGTCGCCGATGCGGTGGAGCGGGTCGACGCCTTGGCGCTCCTGACCGATCTGGCCCGGGGGTACGCCGCCGAGAAGCTCCGGCTCGGGGTCATCGACTTCTCCGACCAGGTCGCCGGCGCGCTCGAAGTCGTCGCCAGCCATCCCGCTGTGGCGGACGACCTCCGCGATCGTTACCGCGTCGTCCTTCTCGACGAGTACCAGGACACGTCGGTGGCGCAGACCGACCTGCTGGCAGCGCTCTTCGCGGGCACCGGGGTGATGGCCGTGGGTGATCCGCATCAGGCGATCTACGGCTGGCGCGGCGCGAGTGCCGGCAACCTCGGCGGGTTCTCCGACGCGTTCTCCCCGGGCTCGCCCTGCGCGCGCTACGCGCTCCTGACGAGCTGGCGCAACAGCGCCTCCGTGCTGTCGGCGGCCAACGCCGTGCTCGCGCCGCTCGCGGCATCCGGCGGAACCGTCGCGGTCGAGGAACTGCGCGCACGGCCCGGCGTCCCGGCGGGTGCCGTCGAGCTCGGCTTCGACGCCGACCTCGACACCGAGGCCGATCGTGTGGCCGAGTGGTTCGCACGGGTGCGCGCGGAGCGCGCGCAGGAGGGCCTCCCCACGACCGGGGCTATCCTCTTCCGCAGCAAGAAGCACATGGTGCGCTTCGGCGACGCGCTCGGGCGGCGCGGCATCCCGCATCGCATACTCGGCCTCGGCGGACTGCTCTCGACGCCCGAAGTGGTCGACGTCGTGTGCGCCCTGCGGGTCATCAGCGAGCCGTCCGCGGGCTCTGCGCTCATCCGCCTCCTGTCGGGGCCGCGCTGGTCGATCGGCCTGCCGGATCTGCGGGAGCTGGCCGCGCTCTCGCGACGCCTCGCGCGGCACGACACCGCCCTCCAGCCGCTCGCTCCCGAGGTGGTCGAACGCATCCGGGGCAGCGCCGGCGACGACGACGGCTCGCTCGTCGACGCGCTCGACTTCGTCCTGCGACAGAAGCCCGACCACGGCTGGCTGACCGGATTCACGCCCGATGCCCGCGAGCGGCTGCGCGACGCCGCATCCGTCTTCGCCGGGCTCCGGCAGGCCAGTGGGATGCCGATCCCCGAACTCGTGCGGCTGATCGAACTGGAGCTGCGCCTGGACATCGAGCTCGCCGCGAACGAGACGCGAGGACCCGCACGCATCGCGTCGGCTCAGCTGCGGGCGTTCGTCGACGAGGTCCACGCGTTCCTCGCGGCGGACGAGACCGGCTCGCTTTCCAGCCTGCTCGCCTGGCTCGACCACGCCGAGCAGCTCGACGAGTTCGCGCCACGCACCGAGCCTCCCGAGGACGACGTCGTGCAGCTGCTGACCATCCACGGGTCGAAGGGCCTCGAATGGGATGCCGTGGCCGTCGTGCGCCTCGTGAAGGACGAGCTGCCGAGCGCGCCGCGCGACACCAAGGCCTGGCTGGGCTTCGGGGTGCTGCCGTACGCGTTCCGCGGGGACTCCGCCTGGCTGCCGGCCCTGGGCTGGCAGTCCGCCCAGACGCAGCAGGAGCTCAAGGGGGCGATCGACGCGTTCGTCGAGGCGAACCGGGGCCGGCAGCTCGAAGAGGACCGACGGCTCGCCTACGTCGCGGTGACGCGCGCCCGCGACCACCTGCTGCTCACCGGGGCGACGTGGTCGGGCACCAAGCGCCCGCGCACGCGGAGTGTGTTCTTCACCGAGATCGCCGAGGCGCTCGGCGTGACGCTGCCCGACGACGAGGCCGGCGACGATCCGTACCAGGGGGAGCGCCGGGTGCTGCAGTGGCCCATCGATCCGCTCGGTGGGCGCCGGGCGTCGGTCGAGGATGCGGCGCGCGCCGTCGAGGCCGCCTCGGCCGCGCCGCGCGGAGAGCTCGACCCGCAGGCGGCGCTGCTCCTCGCCGAACGCGACGCACGCCGCGCGCGGCCGGTGCACACCGCGCCGACTCGGATCGCCGCATCGCGCTACAAGGAGTACGTGGCCGACCTCGAAGGAACCCTGGCCGGTATCGCGCGGCCGATGCCGGAACGTCCCTTCCGGCAGACACGGCTCGGCACGCTGTTCCACGCCTGGGTCGAGCAGCGATCCGGACGCGCCGGTCTCGGCGGCTCCCTCGACGACGCGCTGTGGGAGACCGATGAAGAGGTGTCCGGCACCGAGGCATCCGTCGAGGACGCCGCCGCGCTGGCGGCGCTGCGCGAGCGGTTCC